A single region of the Devosia sp. FJ2-5-3 genome encodes:
- a CDS encoding TRAP transporter small permease subunit encodes MFQDTSVLGRAANGVARWLAIAGGVVLLAMIVIVVVSVIGRAFIWAGLKPILGDYELITVGMGFAIFAFLPIAHISRGHALVSLVTDNFGPRANAWILVVTDFMMLVASAFIAWRLWFGMLDKFSYRETTILLGLSMGWAFAAAMVGAAGMVFVALYVFGRSISDALAGRAGPKHVGSEH; translated from the coding sequence GTGTTCCAGGATACGTCCGTGCTTGGGCGAGCGGCGAATGGTGTCGCGCGCTGGCTGGCGATAGCCGGGGGCGTCGTCCTCCTGGCGATGATTGTCATTGTCGTCGTCAGCGTTATTGGCAGAGCCTTCATCTGGGCGGGGCTAAAGCCAATTCTGGGCGATTATGAGCTCATAACGGTGGGCATGGGCTTTGCGATTTTCGCCTTTCTGCCCATCGCCCACATTTCGCGCGGCCATGCCCTGGTGTCGCTGGTCACGGACAATTTCGGGCCTCGGGCAAACGCCTGGATCCTTGTCGTCACCGATTTCATGATGCTGGTTGCCTCGGCCTTTATCGCCTGGCGGCTGTGGTTCGGCATGCTGGACAAGTTCAGCTATCGCGAAACCACTATTCTTCTTGGACTTTCAATGGGATGGGCATTTGCCGCAGCGATGGTGGGCGCGGCGGGTATGGTCTTTGTGGCCCTCTATGTTTTCGGTCGCTCCATCAGCGATGCACTGGCAGGGCGCGCCGGACCCAAGCATGTGGGGAGCGAACATTGA
- a CDS encoding TRAP transporter large permease, which produces MVFLRVPIGLAMMVVGVVGTWLVTKTFNPVMSQFKTLTYSTFASHSLSVVPLFLLMGQFATMSGLSTKIFKAATAWLGHRKGGVAMAAIGASAGFGSIVGSSLATAATMGRVALPELKKYGYSDSLATGTVAAGGTLGILIPPSVILVIFAVLTEQNIAKLFMGAFIPGLLAAIGYIIVIAIYVRVRPGAGATLERVPYVERFKALFDIWPVLAVFVLVIGGIYTGVFTPTEAAAIGAAGTGLIALANRSLSLAGIRDALISTAMSTAMIFLIVFGAAVLNGFLALSQLPQFSANWIGEQGFNPWVVLAIVLVFYLILGCVMDSLSMILLTIPILYPMMMVLDFGMTPDEFGIWFGIIVLIAVEVGLITPPVGMNLFIINTMSPGTKLSDTYWGVLPFVLSDIVRTIILVAFPAITLCLVWWIY; this is translated from the coding sequence ATGGTTTTTCTGCGCGTTCCAATCGGGTTGGCCATGATGGTGGTCGGTGTGGTCGGGACCTGGCTTGTCACCAAGACCTTCAATCCGGTGATGTCGCAATTCAAGACACTCACGTACAGCACGTTCGCGTCTCACAGCCTCTCCGTTGTGCCGCTGTTCCTGTTGATGGGCCAGTTCGCGACGATGAGCGGGCTGTCCACCAAGATATTCAAGGCCGCGACGGCCTGGCTCGGGCATCGCAAGGGTGGGGTCGCCATGGCTGCGATCGGCGCCAGCGCGGGCTTCGGATCCATTGTCGGTTCGTCGCTGGCAACCGCGGCGACGATGGGGCGGGTGGCCCTGCCGGAGCTCAAGAAATATGGCTATTCGGATAGTCTGGCGACAGGAACCGTGGCGGCCGGGGGCACGCTAGGTATTCTTATTCCACCATCGGTGATCCTCGTCATTTTCGCGGTGCTGACCGAGCAGAACATCGCCAAACTGTTCATGGGCGCCTTTATCCCGGGGCTGCTGGCGGCCATCGGCTATATCATCGTGATCGCCATTTATGTTCGCGTCCGGCCCGGCGCCGGCGCGACGCTGGAGCGCGTTCCCTATGTCGAGCGGTTCAAGGCCCTTTTCGACATCTGGCCAGTTCTGGCGGTGTTCGTACTCGTGATCGGCGGGATTTATACCGGCGTTTTCACGCCGACCGAGGCGGCGGCGATCGGCGCGGCCGGCACCGGGCTCATCGCCCTGGCCAACCGCAGCCTGAGCTTGGCCGGTATCCGCGATGCACTGATTTCGACCGCCATGTCGACCGCGATGATTTTCCTGATCGTGTTCGGAGCGGCCGTTCTCAACGGCTTTCTGGCGCTGTCGCAATTGCCGCAATTTTCGGCCAACTGGATCGGGGAGCAGGGGTTCAACCCCTGGGTGGTGCTCGCGATCGTGCTGGTGTTCTACCTTATCCTCGGTTGCGTCATGGATTCGCTGTCGATGATCCTGCTGACCATCCCCATCCTCTATCCGATGATGATGGTGCTCGACTTCGGCATGACGCCGGACGAGTTCGGGATCTGGTTCGGTATCATCGTCCTGATCGCGGTGGAGGTGGGGCTGATAACGCCGCCCGTTGGAATGAACCTCTTTATTATCAATACGATGTCCCCCGGCACAAAGCTGTCCGACACGTATTGGGGCGTGTTGCCATTCGTTCTGAGCGACATTGTCCGCACCATAATCCTGGTAGCTTTTCCCGCGATCACACTCTGTCTGGTCTGGTGGATCTACTAG
- a CDS encoding TRAP transporter substrate-binding protein has product MKSTSLILGAIAALALSTTSFAQEVTLRIHQMLPAQATIPAQAIEPWANMVSEASGGRIAFELYPAMQLGGVPADLYDQAKDGVVDIVWTILGYTPGRFPKSEVFELPFMLTTGEASSAAFYKYVMDNAADEVAGSKVLALHTHGPGLFHSQEPINSLENLQGMKVRGGSRIISNMLRLLGAEPVGMPVTQTPEALSKGVIEATTVPWEVTPSLRIAELVKNHTGFTSDHGLYSQTFGMFMNHDSYNNLPDDLKAIIDEHSGLELSRQFGRVMDNGDANGLALAVKAGNNIVQLDAEETARWVAAAEPTYAEWYKEMEAIGVDGPALVEAARAAIAAESK; this is encoded by the coding sequence ATGAAGTCGACCAGCCTTATCCTGGGTGCAATTGCTGCCTTGGCGCTGTCTACCACAAGCTTTGCCCAGGAGGTGACGCTCCGCATTCACCAGATGCTGCCGGCGCAGGCAACCATTCCCGCTCAGGCCATCGAGCCCTGGGCCAATATGGTGTCCGAGGCCTCCGGCGGTCGCATCGCCTTTGAGCTCTATCCGGCGATGCAGCTGGGCGGCGTTCCTGCCGATCTCTACGACCAGGCCAAGGATGGCGTGGTGGATATCGTCTGGACCATTCTGGGCTATACGCCAGGCCGTTTCCCAAAATCGGAAGTGTTCGAGCTGCCGTTCATGCTGACGACCGGCGAGGCATCTTCGGCGGCCTTCTACAAATATGTGATGGACAATGCGGCCGACGAAGTGGCCGGTTCCAAGGTGCTGGCGCTCCACACCCACGGCCCGGGCCTCTTCCATTCGCAGGAGCCAATCAACTCCCTCGAGAATCTGCAGGGCATGAAGGTGCGAGGCGGTTCTCGCATTATTTCCAATATGTTGCGCCTGCTTGGTGCCGAGCCGGTGGGCATGCCGGTGACCCAGACGCCGGAGGCGCTGTCCAAGGGCGTCATCGAAGCGACGACCGTGCCTTGGGAAGTTACGCCCTCGCTGCGCATTGCCGAACTGGTGAAAAACCACACTGGTTTCACCAGCGATCATGGCCTCTACAGCCAGACTTTCGGCATGTTCATGAACCATGACAGCTACAACAATCTGCCGGACGATCTGAAGGCGATCATCGACGAGCATTCGGGGCTGGAGCTGTCGCGCCAGTTCGGCCGGGTGATGGACAATGGCGACGCCAATGGCCTCGCTCTTGCCGTCAAGGCCGGCAACAACATCGTCCAGCTCGATGCCGAGGAGACCGCGCGCTGGGTGGCCGCGGCCGAGCCGACCTATGCCGAATGGTACAAGGAAATGGAAGCCATCGGCGTTGATGGTCCGGCCCTGGTTGAGGCGGCTCGCGCCGCCATCGCAGCCGAATCCAAATAA
- a CDS encoding LacI family DNA-binding transcriptional regulator has protein sequence MGLSRNRRPTIIDVAERAGVSKSTAARALAGSSNITEKTREKVVQAAEAVGYERNHLAVGMRSGRSGMLGLVIPDIANPFWADVARGAQDRASRAGASLLVFSSDWDPQVEAAHLRALRRARVDGAIVNPVSDSFDDLDRFGMPCVFIGSSAERFPDISSVGSDIAQAVRLGLDFLVSKGHMAPALILGSRGRLARSRFLRAVHEHCVERDVDSAILPIEDGEYTVEGGREAMRRLLAQARVGHLAVFAANDMMALGAMMAVRDAGLDCPGDVSILGFDGIPSGEFAWPGLTTVAKPGRDIGERAVECLFDEIEHKPDHRRIYMPCRLLERGSLADLSTQRSQHIAGTGRV, from the coding sequence ATGGGACTGAGCCGTAACCGACGGCCTACCATTATCGATGTTGCCGAGCGCGCAGGGGTGTCCAAGAGCACCGCGGCGCGGGCGCTGGCTGGTTCTTCCAACATCACCGAAAAAACGCGCGAAAAAGTCGTGCAGGCCGCCGAGGCCGTGGGCTATGAGCGCAATCATCTGGCCGTGGGGATGCGATCGGGACGCAGCGGGATGCTGGGCCTCGTTATTCCCGATATCGCCAACCCGTTCTGGGCCGACGTGGCGCGCGGTGCGCAGGACCGGGCTTCCAGGGCAGGGGCGTCGCTGCTGGTGTTTTCATCGGACTGGGACCCACAGGTCGAGGCGGCGCATCTGCGCGCGCTGCGCCGCGCCCGGGTGGACGGGGCCATCGTCAATCCGGTCTCGGATAGTTTTGACGATCTCGACCGGTTCGGCATGCCCTGCGTGTTCATCGGATCGAGCGCCGAGCGGTTTCCCGATATTTCGAGCGTGGGTTCGGATATCGCACAAGCGGTACGGCTGGGGCTCGATTTTCTGGTGAGCAAGGGACACATGGCCCCGGCGCTTATTCTGGGGTCCCGGGGACGTCTGGCGCGGTCGCGCTTTCTGCGCGCGGTGCATGAGCACTGCGTGGAGCGCGATGTCGATTCGGCGATCCTGCCGATCGAAGATGGCGAATATACCGTCGAGGGCGGGCGCGAGGCCATGCGCCGCCTGCTGGCGCAGGCTCGGGTCGGGCATCTCGCGGTGTTCGCCGCCAACGACATGATGGCGCTGGGGGCAATGATGGCCGTGCGCGACGCGGGCCTCGATTGCCCGGGCGATGTGTCCATCCTCGGTTTCGACGGCATTCCTTCAGGCGAATTCGCCTGGCCTGGGCTCACGACCGTGGCCAAGCCGGGAAGGGATATTGGCGAGCGGGCGGTGGAGTGCCTGTTTGACGAAATCGAACACAAGCCGGACCACCGGCGCATCTACATGCCGTGTCGCCTCTTAGAGCGAGGCTCACTCGCCGATCTGTCGACGCAGCGGTCCCAGCACATTGCGGGGACAGGGAGGGTATAA
- a CDS encoding ABC transporter permease subunit: protein MRQWWPYYAMMAPGLLFFFVWHYVPIWEAKMAFEQVRIIPPNIWVGLKNFQTLFSSPLFYQVLANTLIISGMKILFVFPVPIIVALLLNEIRSGKFRGMIQSAIYLPHFLSWVVIAGVFIALLSPTDGAVNQIQTAMGFAPINYMTNTGTIRWVLVISEIWRSAGWDSLLYLAAIFAIDPQLYEAAELDGASRWQKIRHVTIPGIVPTIATLFILNMGMFLSADLNQVVNMQNAVNASTIDILDTYVYRMGLFTGEYALATAAGLFKAVIGMALVLISHFISKRLTGKGVW from the coding sequence GTGCGCCAATGGTGGCCCTATTACGCGATGATGGCGCCGGGCCTCCTGTTCTTCTTCGTCTGGCACTATGTTCCGATCTGGGAAGCCAAGATGGCTTTCGAGCAGGTCCGCATCATTCCGCCCAATATCTGGGTCGGGCTGAAGAACTTCCAGACGCTGTTTTCCTCGCCGCTGTTTTACCAGGTGCTGGCCAATACGCTGATCATCTCGGGCATGAAGATCCTCTTCGTGTTCCCGGTGCCGATCATCGTGGCGCTGCTGCTCAATGAAATCCGCAGCGGCAAATTCCGCGGGATGATCCAGTCGGCGATCTATCTGCCGCACTTTCTGTCGTGGGTGGTGATCGCGGGCGTGTTCATCGCGCTGCTGTCGCCAACCGATGGCGCGGTCAACCAGATCCAGACGGCGATGGGCTTTGCGCCCATCAACTACATGACCAATACCGGAACGATCCGCTGGGTGCTGGTGATCTCGGAAATCTGGCGCTCGGCCGGTTGGGACAGCCTCCTTTATCTCGCGGCGATCTTTGCCATCGACCCGCAGCTTTATGAGGCGGCGGAGCTGGACGGCGCGAGCCGTTGGCAGAAGATCCGGCACGTGACCATTCCCGGCATCGTGCCGACCATCGCCACGCTGTTCATTCTCAACATGGGCATGTTCCTCTCGGCTGACCTCAACCAGGTGGTCAACATGCAGAACGCGGTCAATGCGTCGACCATCGATATTCTCGACACCTATGTCTACCGCATGGGCCTGTTTACCGGGGAATACGCGCTGGCGACCGCGGCGGGCCTCTTCAAGGCGGTGATCGGCATGGCGCTGGTGTTGATCTCACATTTCATCAGCAAGCGACTGACCGGCAAGGGAGTGTGGTGA
- a CDS encoding carbohydrate ABC transporter permease, with amino-acid sequence MASFSRRTPLERVEYVLIVSTLLLLVVFTLHPLLNLLALSFTEPSKVAGFSGLSIIPDGFSTDVWALLLQHPNVQRGLFNSIWMTATSVCLGVFGTALMAWGMSRPGLPGRRLIFIMVLVTIVFEPGIIPDYFLMKRMGLLNTPWSVIMYKVISAWYLIILIRFFEEIPKELLEAAELDGANPFQTFFLVVLPLAKPALATIALFYLVLHWNEFFRSMIYLNDQTKWPLQVVLRQFVIEGDKVAIVGAHNVANNTAIAQINIRALKAGMIFITILPILAIYPLILKFFTKGTMSGALKG; translated from the coding sequence ATGGCCAGTTTTTCGCGCCGGACGCCGCTCGAACGCGTCGAATATGTGCTTATCGTCTCGACCCTGCTGCTGCTTGTGGTGTTCACGCTGCATCCGCTGCTGAACCTCTTGGCGCTGTCGTTCACCGAGCCGAGCAAGGTAGCTGGCTTTTCGGGCCTGTCGATCATCCCCGACGGGTTTTCGACCGATGTGTGGGCGCTGCTGTTGCAGCATCCCAATGTGCAGCGGGGTCTCTTCAACTCGATCTGGATGACGGCCACCAGCGTGTGCCTCGGCGTTTTCGGCACGGCGCTGATGGCCTGGGGCATGTCGCGACCGGGCCTGCCGGGTCGGCGGCTGATCTTCATCATGGTGCTGGTGACCATCGTGTTCGAGCCCGGCATCATTCCCGACTACTTCCTGATGAAGCGGATGGGCCTGCTCAACACGCCCTGGTCGGTGATCATGTATAAGGTGATCAGCGCCTGGTATCTCATCATCCTCATTCGCTTCTTCGAGGAAATTCCCAAGGAATTGCTGGAGGCGGCAGAGCTCGACGGCGCCAATCCGTTCCAGACCTTTTTCCTGGTCGTGCTGCCGCTGGCCAAGCCCGCGCTCGCCACCATCGCGCTCTTCTATCTCGTGCTGCACTGGAACGAGTTCTTCCGGTCGATGATCTACCTCAACGACCAGACGAAATGGCCGCTGCAGGTGGTGCTGCGCCAGTTTGTCATCGAGGGCGACAAGGTGGCAATCGTCGGCGCCCATAATGTCGCCAACAACACCGCCATTGCCCAGATCAATATCCGCGCGCTCAAGGCCGGGATGATCTTCATCACCATCCTGCCAATCCTGGCGATCTACCCGCTGATTTTGAAGTTCTTCACCAAGGGCACAATGTCGGGGGCGCTGAAGGGATGA
- a CDS encoding extracellular solute-binding protein: MKLKTLLLATTAMAMLGAAVAPAMAQTTLRLVSKDLLTTNPDDMKEIEAIEAALKAQGTDVDIQTIDLPGGTAAYGEALGVMLLSGDIPDIMYFQGGDQKMAEQGILEDLRPWVEGSETVKAGMWPHNFDRLENYPYLIYLYPARAPQPVMRKDWLDELGLQPPTTVEEYEALFQAIHDADLDGDGTPGNTLGLTGFGNTGELDSIFNQAFGVTGTWMKNGEGKWVNARVTDAEKAKIEFYARLADKGLFDKEYVTNTYDVKEDKFYTGKAGVIFGSSPEVIDIYSGKMRQTHPDADVSLVLLPAPSGPGGKGLAAVDVAKESRGWAISSLSEHKEEAFKVLEFMASKEGQDIDRLGFEGVHHNTAADGSVTLTDAISTWYARFFNASNWTPPTPLLGETAQAALDNIKADFVADNSFVWPAEYAAEVDATEQIYRAWVARFITGEASLDQWGDFVSEYNAAGGARMAEYAASVLGE; this comes from the coding sequence ATGAAATTGAAGACGCTGCTTTTGGCAACGACGGCCATGGCGATGCTGGGTGCTGCTGTGGCGCCGGCTATGGCCCAGACAACGCTGCGGCTGGTGAGCAAGGATCTGCTGACCACCAACCCCGATGACATGAAGGAAATCGAGGCGATCGAAGCTGCGCTCAAGGCGCAGGGGACCGATGTCGATATCCAGACCATCGATTTGCCGGGCGGCACTGCTGCCTATGGCGAAGCACTGGGCGTCATGCTGCTGTCGGGCGATATCCCGGACATCATGTATTTCCAGGGCGGCGACCAGAAGATGGCCGAGCAGGGTATTCTCGAGGATCTGCGCCCGTGGGTGGAAGGGTCCGAAACGGTCAAGGCCGGCATGTGGCCGCACAATTTCGACCGGCTCGAGAACTATCCTTATCTCATCTATCTCTACCCTGCGCGCGCGCCGCAGCCGGTGATGCGCAAGGACTGGCTGGATGAGCTGGGCCTGCAGCCGCCGACCACCGTGGAAGAATATGAGGCGCTGTTCCAGGCCATTCACGACGCCGACCTCGATGGCGACGGCACGCCGGGCAATACGCTGGGCCTGACCGGGTTCGGCAATACGGGCGAACTCGACTCCATCTTCAACCAGGCGTTTGGCGTGACCGGGACCTGGATGAAGAACGGCGAGGGCAAGTGGGTGAATGCCCGCGTGACCGACGCGGAAAAGGCCAAGATCGAGTTCTATGCGCGGCTGGCCGACAAGGGCCTGTTCGACAAGGAATATGTCACCAACACCTATGACGTGAAGGAAGACAAATTCTACACCGGCAAGGCTGGCGTGATTTTCGGCTCGTCGCCGGAAGTGATCGACATCTATTCGGGCAAGATGCGCCAGACCCATCCGGACGCGGACGTGAGCCTCGTACTGCTGCCGGCGCCGTCGGGCCCGGGCGGCAAGGGTCTGGCCGCGGTGGATGTGGCCAAGGAATCCCGCGGCTGGGCGATTTCCTCGCTCTCCGAGCACAAGGAAGAAGCCTTCAAGGTGCTCGAATTCATGGCCTCCAAGGAGGGCCAGGACATCGACCGGCTGGGCTTTGAGGGTGTGCACCACAACACTGCCGCCGATGGCAGCGTGACCTTAACCGACGCGATCTCGACCTGGTATGCGCGCTTCTTCAACGCATCGAACTGGACGCCGCCGACCCCGCTCTTGGGCGAGACCGCACAGGCCGCGCTCGACAATATCAAGGCCGATTTCGTCGCCGACAATTCCTTTGTCTGGCCGGCCGAATATGCCGCCGAGGTCGACGCCACCGAGCAGATCTACCGCGCCTGGGTGGCCCGCTTCATCACCGGTGAGGCCTCGCTGGACCAGTGGGGCGATTTCGTCAGCGAATACAACGCTGCCGGTGGTGCCCGCATGGCCGAATACGCGGCGAGCGTGTTGGGCGAGTAA
- a CDS encoding ADP-ribosylglycohydrolase family protein, whose protein sequence is MTPSLNSRIRGMMHGVALGDALGAPVEKLSAAQIRERYGRVRSVMTRWHKMDLPPEQRNHRVRGDGIVTDDTLMTLAVMDIYAEVKRHLDAWDMADGMVRQIAWIKRWVPELQREAMLIDRLFYPEKWIFQRHQLANCDPRQGGIGNMVNCGAAMYIAPIGAVNAADPKAAYDEAIAFASGHQESYGLEAAGVMAAAVAAAFVPGTSIDEIVETVTGLAKDGTREAIEAIAEAAVRLRKTDAEHEEVCAIFHEIIGGFSVMGDDVNHLEEKVGRRTDAYRPSRLLSIEELPLALGFCLFNDGDFRLSIEDGINSGRDTDSIGVMAGAILGAMHGEGVIDAEDHAQINRANRLDLTASADAFAGVVTEILAADRAAAEARWVARAELGLA, encoded by the coding sequence ATGACCCCATCCCTGAACTCCCGCATTCGCGGCATGATGCATGGCGTGGCGCTGGGCGATGCGCTGGGTGCGCCGGTGGAGAAGCTGTCGGCTGCCCAGATCCGTGAGCGCTATGGGCGGGTGCGGTCGGTGATGACGCGGTGGCACAAGATGGATCTGCCGCCCGAGCAGCGGAACCACAGGGTGCGCGGCGACGGGATCGTCACCGATGACACGCTGATGACGCTGGCGGTGATGGACATCTACGCTGAGGTGAAGCGGCATCTGGACGCCTGGGACATGGCCGACGGGATGGTGCGCCAGATCGCCTGGATCAAGCGCTGGGTGCCCGAATTGCAGCGCGAGGCGATGCTCATCGACCGGCTGTTTTATCCGGAGAAGTGGATTTTTCAGCGTCACCAGCTGGCCAATTGCGATCCGCGACAGGGCGGGATCGGGAACATGGTGAACTGTGGGGCGGCGATGTACATCGCGCCGATCGGGGCGGTGAATGCGGCGGACCCGAAGGCCGCCTATGACGAGGCGATCGCCTTCGCCTCGGGGCATCAGGAGAGCTATGGGCTCGAAGCGGCCGGGGTGATGGCGGCGGCGGTGGCGGCAGCCTTCGTGCCGGGCACGAGCATTGACGAGATTGTCGAGACTGTGACCGGGCTGGCCAAGGATGGCACGCGGGAGGCGATTGAAGCGATTGCCGAGGCGGCGGTGCGGCTGCGGAAGACGGACGCTGAGCATGAAGAGGTCTGCGCCATCTTCCACGAGATCATCGGTGGGTTTTCGGTGATGGGCGACGACGTCAATCATTTGGAAGAAAAGGTCGGGCGGCGGACCGATGCCTATCGGCCGAGCCGGTTGCTCTCGATCGAGGAGCTGCCGTTGGCGCTGGGTTTTTGCCTCTTCAATGATGGCGATTTCCGCCTGTCGATCGAAGATGGCATCAATTCGGGGCGCGATACGGATTCCATCGGCGTGATGGCCGGGGCGATCCTGGGGGCGATGCATGGCGAGGGCGTTATCGACGCTGAGGACCATGCGCAGATCAACCGGGCGAACAGGCTCGATCTGACGGCGTCGGCGGATGCGTTTGCCGGGGTGGTGACGGAAATTCTGGCTGCGGATCGTGCGGCTGCGGAGGCGCGCTGGGTGGCCAGGGCGGAACTGGGTTTGGCGTGA
- a CDS encoding ADP-ribosylglycohydrolase family protein yields the protein MLSETQILEKIYAGFIGKAIGVRLGAPVEPTIWSYERIHKTYGEVTQYLRDFKNFAADDDTNGPVYFIRALRDYGLDCTAEDVGKTWLNYAAEEHGMYWWGGFGVSTEHTAYRNLRAGIPAPQSGSIAQNGTTVAEQIGGQIFIDSWGWVNPGNPQRAADMSAMAASVAHDGDGLNGARFCAAAIAAAFEAGSIDEIIATAMSTIDAGSTYARVCQAVIDFHKANPSDWRACRDMLEAEWGYDRYPGVCHIIPNAGVTIMAILYGAGDLPRTAEIATMAGWDTDCNAGNAAAIVATFQGLDEGWGKYRKPINDFLIASGIVGAINIVDIPSFARELTVLALQLAGREVPALWREDFTRRGLRFDFDLPGSTHGFRTEGFNQITLKHSGERHVEGSRGSLEIQLDRLERGQGGRVFWKSFYRRTDFDDERYRPMFSPVVDAGQIVSFKLWLDPWNGDGNLRVAPYVRRTMSGAIEEVGAWDVPSAEGWQDYSFAVPDGMEAIDEIGISIEYFGRLKFLGRLFLADFKVEGPGRIVIEPETEAQEWGAITRFTYNRGHWTKSFGRIQGHTAGDADMWTGHYYAKDVTVSADIQRLSGASQLVTARVLGTGRFYAAGFEGDEVVILKEKFGSTALARAKFTPETGKSYQFAFSVKGDQLTFAVDGMELISASDGEYQHGMAGLRLASAGRMSVGRIEIVES from the coding sequence ATGCTGTCCGAAACCCAAATCCTCGAAAAGATCTACGCCGGCTTTATCGGCAAGGCCATTGGCGTGCGCCTCGGCGCCCCGGTCGAGCCGACCATCTGGAGCTATGAGCGCATCCACAAAACCTACGGCGAGGTGACCCAATATCTCCGCGATTTCAAGAACTTCGCGGCGGATGATGACACTAATGGCCCGGTCTATTTCATCCGGGCGCTGCGCGATTATGGGCTCGATTGCACCGCCGAGGACGTGGGCAAGACCTGGCTGAACTACGCCGCCGAGGAGCACGGCATGTATTGGTGGGGTGGGTTTGGTGTTTCGACCGAGCACACCGCCTATCGTAATCTGCGGGCCGGTATCCCCGCACCGCAATCGGGCTCGATTGCGCAGAACGGCACGACGGTGGCCGAGCAGATCGGCGGGCAGATTTTCATCGACAGCTGGGGCTGGGTGAACCCGGGCAATCCGCAGCGGGCGGCCGACATGTCGGCGATGGCGGCGAGCGTGGCGCACGATGGCGACGGGCTCAATGGCGCGCGGTTCTGTGCGGCGGCGATTGCGGCGGCGTTTGAGGCCGGAAGCATTGACGAGATCATCGCGACGGCGATGTCGACCATTGATGCCGGCTCGACCTATGCCCGCGTCTGCCAGGCGGTGATCGACTTCCATAAGGCAAACCCCTCGGACTGGCGCGCCTGCCGCGACATGCTGGAGGCCGAATGGGGCTATGACCGCTATCCCGGCGTCTGCCACATCATTCCCAATGCGGGGGTGACCATCATGGCGATCCTCTATGGCGCGGGCGATCTGCCGCGGACGGCCGAGATCGCCACCATGGCCGGCTGGGACACCGATTGTAACGCCGGCAATGCGGCGGCGATTGTCGCGACCTTCCAGGGCCTCGATGAAGGCTGGGGCAAATATCGCAAGCCGATCAATGATTTCCTGATTGCCTCGGGCATCGTTGGCGCCATCAACATCGTCGATATTCCGAGCTTTGCGCGGGAGCTGACTGTGTTGGCGCTGCAACTGGCGGGTCGGGAGGTTCCGGCGCTGTGGCGGGAGGATTTCACCCGTCGCGGGCTGCGGTTTGATTTTGACCTGCCGGGCTCGACCCATGGTTTCCGGACGGAGGGGTTCAACCAGATCACCCTAAAACATTCCGGGGAACGGCATGTGGAGGGCTCGCGCGGATCGCTGGAAATCCAGCTCGATCGGCTCGAGCGCGGGCAGGGCGGTCGGGTGTTCTGGAAGTCGTTCTATCGGCGCACGGATTTTGACGATGAGCGCTATCGCCCGATGTTCAGCCCGGTGGTGGATGCAGGGCAGATCGTGTCGTTCAAGCTCTGGCTCGATCCGTGGAATGGCGACGGCAATCTGCGCGTGGCGCCCTATGTGCGCCGGACGATGAGCGGGGCCATCGAAGAGGTTGGTGCCTGGGATGTGCCATCCGCCGAGGGCTGGCAGGACTATTCGTTCGCGGTGCCGGATGGGATGGAAGCGATCGACGAGATCGGCATTTCCATCGAATATTTCGGGCGGCTGAAGTTCCTCGGGCGGCTGTTCCTCGCCGATTTCAAGGTGGAGGGACCGGGGCGGATCGTCATCGAGCCGGAGACCGAGGCGCAGGAATGGGGCGCGATCACGCGGTTTACCTACAATCGTGGGCACTGGACGAAGAGCTTTGGGCGCATTCAGGGGCATACGGCGGGCGATGCCGATATGTGGACCGGGCATTATTACGCCAAGGATGTCACCGTCTCGGCCGATATCCAGCGGCTCTCGGGCGCGTCGCAGCTGGTGACGGCGCGGGTGCTGGGCACGGGACGCTTCTATGCGGCCGGGTTTGAGGGCGATGAGGTGGTCATCCTCAAGGAGAAATTTGGCTCGACCGCGCTGGCGCGGGCGAAGTTCACTCCGGAGACCGGGAAGAGCTATCAGTTCGCCTTCAGCGTAAAGGGGGATCAGCTGACTTTTGCGGTGGATGGGATGGAGCTGATCAGTGCCTCGGACGGGGAGTATCAGCACGGTATGGCCGGCCTGCGGCTCGCTTCGGCGGGGCGGATGAGTGTCGGGCGGATCGAGATCGTCGAGAGCTGA